One stretch of Brassica napus cultivar Da-Ae unplaced genomic scaffold, Da-Ae ScsIHWf_1107;HRSCAF=1572, whole genome shotgun sequence DNA includes these proteins:
- the LOC125595975 gene encoding uncharacterized protein LOC125595975 — protein MFDDSDGASSEDDNFSTYGESPIEEDEDSPTLPSKKRYQNFLMSESKGNLEVLKLEMSSLDLAVGQRYLTKKHLKRRLKLFTVRHQFDFDVEISNLTTYVVKCWVDGCTWRVRASTEGLSPQFYIRIYDSDHACSVTERSNRSRNATPDILGELYKNFLGDVGPAVRPESVGIAITKQFGVKMEYWKSHRTLKCAREIDEGTPECGFELLPSYLYMIRRANPNTVTRLQIDELGRFMYVFLAFGASVNGFPFMRKVVVVDGTFLNGKYKGTLLTALAQDGNFQIFPIAFAVVDTENDDSWNWFFTQLKVLIPDQEGLAIISDRHNSIGKAITNVYPLAARGICTYHLYKNILGRYKGKDVFRLVKKAARCFRMSDFDMIFEEIEALNPDLHGYLERADVRLWTRVYFPGERYNLMTTNIAESMNRALSHARGLNIVRILESIRVMMTRWFAERRVDARSQSTTLTRGVEKLLQGRVSASRDWTVQRIDDHHTEVKYGAAGESLNVVNLVERKCTCRRFDVEKIPCVHAIAAAEERNVSRISLCSPYYKSTYLASAYAESVMPVDSALPVPDNVANVQCFPPFIRQQPGRPKKIG, from the exons ATGTTCGATGACTCGGACGGTGCGTCATCTGAAGATGATAACTTCAGCACATACGGTGAGTCTCCtatcgaagaagacgaagattcACCAACGCTACCTTCCAAGAAGAGATATCAGAACTTCTTGATGAGCGAATCTAAAGGGAATCTGGAGGTTTTGAAGTTGGAGATGTCGTCGTTAGACCTTGCGGTAGGACAACGATACTTGACTAAAAAGCATTTGAAGAGACGACTGAAACTTTTTACAGTGAGGCatcaatttgattttgatgtagAAATATCAAACCTGACAACATACGTTGTTAAGTGTTGGGTTGATGGATGTACATGGAGAGTTCGTGCATCTACCGAAGGATTGTCCCCGCAGTTTTATATTCGTATTTACGACTCGGATCATGCATGTTCTGTAACTGAGCGTTCTAATCGATCTCGAAATGCAACACCGGATATTTTAGGAGAGTTGTACAAGAACTTTCTCGGCGACGTTGGTCCGGCCGTTCGCCCTGAGAGTGTCGGAATAGCTATCACTAAGCAGTTTGGTGTAAAG ATGGAATATTGGAAATCACACCGGACGCTTAAATGTGCAAGGGAAATCGATGAGGGCACACCTGAGTGTGGTTTTGAACTCTTGCCTTCTTACTTATACATGATAAGAAGGGCAAATCCGAATACAGTTACGCGTCTTCAAATCGATGAGCTTGGAAGATTCATGTATGTGTTTCTTGCGTTTGGTGCGAGCGTTAATGGGTTTCCTTTCATGCGCAAAGTTGTTGTCGTCGACGGTACGTTTCTTAATGGTAAATATAAAGGGACGCTACTCACAGCACTAGCTCAGGATGGTAACTTTCAGATTTTTCCAATAGCCTTCGCAGTGGTTGACACTGAAAATGATGATTCGTGGAATTGGTTTTTTACGCAACTAAAAGTGTTGATTCCTGACCAGGAGGGTCTTGCGATAATATCAGATAGGCATAACTCGATAGGGAAAGCAATTACAAATGTGTATCCGTTAGCTGCTCGTGGAATATGCACCTATCATTTGTATAAAAACATATTGGGACGGTACAAAGGAAAAGATGTATTTCGGCTGGTGAAGAAAGCGGCGAGATGTTTTAGAATGTCTGACTTTGATATGATTTTCGAGGAGATTGAAGCACTTAATCCTGATCTCCACGGCTACCTCGAAAGAGCTGATGTCAGACTGTGGACACGTGTTTATTTCCCGGGCGAGaggtacaatttgatgactacgaACATAGCGGAATCAATGAACAGAGCATTATCGCATGCTAGAGGTCTTAACATTGTTCGAATATTGGAATCGATACGGGTTATGATGACCAGATGGTTTGCTGAACGAAGAGTGGATGCCAGATCGCAGTCAACCACACTCACGCGCGGTGTGGAGAAACTATTACAA GGACGTGTAAGTGCCTCCCGGGATTGGACGGTTCAAAGGATTGATGACCATCACACTGAAGTTAAATATGGCGCTGCTGGCGAGTCTTTGAATGTTGTTAATTTGGTTGAGCGAAAGTGCACATGTCGGCGTTTCGATGTCGAGAAAATACCATGTGTACACGCAATCGCAGCTGCAGAGGAAAGAAATGTTTCTCGTATATCACTGTGCAGTCCTTACTATAAAAGCACTTATTTAGCTAGCGCATACGCTGAATCGGTCATGCCGGTTGACTCAGCGCTACCTGTTCCAGATAACGTGGCTAACGTACAGTGCTTTCCACCGTTTATTCGTCAACAACCGGGAAGACctaaaaaaataggatga